Proteins found in one Drosophila innubila isolate TH190305 chromosome X, UK_Dinn_1.0, whole genome shotgun sequence genomic segment:
- the LOC117793907 gene encoding lysosomal aspartic protease-like has protein sequence MLKAILVIGLLATLAGAELLHRMPIYKWENPVKSRDNLMAEVSLLCVKYNGTNTNVLNMTTAPTTTTSSGSNEGFEPLHPTLNNFFYGTIQIGTPPDFFNVMFDTGSSNLWVPSYNCTSPGCLFHTQYFPGLSSTYKPVENANITIAYNLGAISGYLGMDTVLISDNLMRISNQTIVAATSETGFKNYFFDGILGMGSPNMAKEYIASPVYNMYKQGLISQPVFSFYMDFEDTTAFDGEVIFGGSDSEFYAGNMTYVPVSNPLFWQFQMTAASMEGVSLCSNCDAIVDTSTFLIMAPPRAYNHIYTMLNVNPDGSVDCSNINTMPTLKFLIGGTVFGIPASNYVLDSNSGACTLGIQTMNTDFWILGNIFIGQYYTEFDAGKQRIGFASVHGAQYTNQKNHTNSAFVSYSNMWSVFALVNIISYIF, from the coding sequence atgctCAAGGCTATTCTCGTGATCGGTTTGCTGGCGACACTCGCCGGAGCCGAGCTTCTACATCGTATGCCGATCTACAAGTGGGAAAATCCGGTGAAAAGTCGCGATAATTTAATGGCCGAGGTGTCACTTTTGTGTGTGAAGTACAATGGGACAAATACGAATGTCTTGAATATGACAACAGCAccgacaacaactacaagtaGTGGGAGTAATGAAGGCTTTGAGCCTTTACATCCAAcgttaaataatttcttttatggTACAATTCAGATTGGAACACCTCCAGATTTCTTTAATGTAATGTTCGATACGGGATCTTCGAATCTTTGGGTGCCATCGTACAATTGCACAAGTCCAGGCTGCCTTTTTCACACCCAATACTTTCCGGGCCTGTCCTCTACATATAAGCCAGTGGAAAATGCGAACATTACCATCGCATATAATCTAGGTGCAATATCCGGTTACCTTGGAATGGATACCGTGCTTATTTCTGATAATCTTATGCGCATATCTAATCAAACAATTGTCGCTGCAACCAGTGAGACTGGCTTTAAGAATTATTTCTTCGATGGTATTCTGGGCATGGGATCTCCAAATATGGCTAAGGAGTATATAGCATCACCAGTCTACAATATGTATAAGCAAGGTTTGATAAGTCAACCAGTATTCTCGTTCTATATGGATTTTGAGGACACAACAGCATTTGATGGTGAAGTGATCTTTGGCGGTTCCGATTCCGAATTCTACGCAGGCAACATGACTTATGTTCCTGTTTCGAATCCTTTATTCTGGCAGTTCCAAATGACGGCCGCCTCCATGGAGGGCGTTTCCCTCTGCTCCAATTGTGATGCTATTGTCGATACTAGCACTTTTCTGATCATGGCACCTCCAAGGGCctataatcatatttatacCATGCTCAATGTCAATCCGGATGGTTCCGTCGATTGCTCAAATATTAACACGATGCCAACGCTCAAGTTTCTTATTGGAGGTACCGTCTTTGGTATTCCTGCCTCGAACTATGTGCTGGATTCAAACTCTGGTGCTTGTACTTTGGGTATTCAGACCATGAACACGGATTTCTGGATACTGGGCAATATTTTCATTGGACAATATTATACGGAATTCGATGCCGGCAAACAACGCATTGGATTCGCTTCTGTCCACGGTGCACAATACACAAACCAGAAAAATCACACAAATTCCGCATTTGTCAGCTATTCTAACATGTGGAGTGTATTTGCtttagtaaatattattagttatattttttga